A section of the Longimicrobium sp. genome encodes:
- a CDS encoding outer membrane beta-barrel protein: MKKTLALLLAASSLAVAAPAAAQLPVSVELRLDAGIPTGDAADVVDTGVGFGLRASLDLAPTFAIYGGYSQFSFDFDDDIVLDDGEEVELEGFELGGRVGLGTGGGVANPYAMLGALFHEDETGLEAGLGADYAVSYNLSVTPEVRYRTIDDFNYISLGLGARFRF; this comes from the coding sequence ATGAAAAAGACACTCGCACTTCTGCTCGCCGCCTCTTCGCTGGCCGTGGCCGCGCCCGCGGCGGCGCAGCTTCCCGTGAGCGTGGAGCTTCGCCTGGACGCAGGCATTCCCACCGGCGATGCCGCCGACGTGGTAGACACCGGCGTGGGCTTCGGCCTGCGCGCCTCGCTGGATCTTGCGCCCACGTTCGCCATCTACGGCGGCTACTCGCAGTTCAGCTTCGACTTCGACGACGACATCGTCCTGGATGACGGCGAGGAGGTGGAGCTGGAGGGCTTCGAGCTGGGGGGGCGCGTGGGGCTGGGCACCGGCGGCGGGGTGGCCAACCCGTACGCCATGCTGGGCGCCCTCTTCCACGAGGACGAGACGGGGCTCGAGGCCGGGCTGGGCGCCGACTACGCAGTCAGCTACAACCTTTCCGTGACCCCCGAGGTGCGCTACCGCACCATCGACGACTTCAACTACATCTCCCTGGGCCTGGGCGCGCGCTTCCGCTTCTGA